The segment CTCCAttcttttccagtttttattttgaagaatgaCACTTGGCAAGCAAATGATCCAGTggttaaaaacaaaagtaactCAATCTCATCTTCTTTGTCTCTAATCtatccttctcttttttctgcAACATCACCAACAGTATGAGAGAAGCCCAATAGTTAGGAAAAGTCAGTCCTCTTCTCGCAACATCATTGCTAGAGCATGAGAAAAGTTTATCTCACCACACAAGTCTGTACCAGcacatacccaaaaaataatcaCGAATAGACTGAATCAATTGTGCCCTCCTTAAGGTCACCAATGCCATAAATGAGAATTTTCAAATCACATTGCacacattgagagagagagagagagagagagagagagagagagagagagagagagagagagagagagagagagagagagagagagagagagaggagttggTAATAATAATGTGGTAACAACACAGTGAAGCCCAATTCCAAGAGCCAGCCCCATTGACCTCCACCTGCTGGTCACTACTTTGCAAATCCCAAAAGCTGTTAGGAACCCGGTGGTTCCTAATGGAAATTGATGGAAATCATAGGGGAATGGACGGAGATTATagggaaattgacttaatttaAGGTAGTCACATTCcatagagaaatagagagattaagagagagagagagagagagagagagagatgcactaATGCACTAacaaattggtttattcttcattGATATCTCATATTGAATTACATTTATGAAAGTTCAAAGATTAGTGGTTTAATGGAAAgtgaaaatgataatttttcgATAATATTTGTTCATAAGGAATTTGTTTTTGCTAGAGATGATTCTTGACAGAAGCTTTCATGGTGGTGGTAATGTTTGttcataatttttacaaaattctcactttttgattttgtattctcgtattcttttattgttatttatttttattttttaatgtttggagAGGTGGAGACAtaaaagagagcaaaaatacatatttagcctcatttttaacagaggtgggtaaATGAATACTAATTGAGTTAATCTCAGGTGAGTAAAGTGCCAAATTTCAAACTATAGgtaaacaacttaaatttcagccaaaccacaggtgggtaagttgtaattagccctaaaaaattattggggaaatttataaattaaaaaaacactaattttttttaaagtcagtTATGATTTATAAATATTCAACAAACCAATCAAATCAATCACATGTATTATTTTCtactattctattctattcaaaatcatattttctatttctttcttaatCGATCGACACATCTTTTTTTACATgtctattaatgttatttttaaacttcctgaactttttttttttttttttctctcaacttaAATCAACCTCTCATTGGTGTATTAATCATTGTCCTTTGAACATAGCCAGCTCAAGTTAAGCAAAAATATACACTTTACCTCAACTAAGCATTTTTGTTTGGGTTCTAGACCTTGATGATTTATTTGGGAACTAAATCATTATTGGCCGAAGGCCATATCAGTTGGAGTTTGATTTCTGGGTGATTAGGTTCactttgccaattttttttttttttttcataggagATGAAACTCATTAGAAATTACAGagtaaactataaaaaataagcAGAGAGTTAAATAAGGATCAAGGCCCAACGGAGTCATAGACTACAAAACAATGTTTAAAAGGCGATTTATTTATAACTTTAGGGGTTTTAAAACTTCATCATGATTAAGCAGATGATAGCAACTCATCCTTTATTTGTGCAACACAACCATTTAGCTCCCCTCTCCTCTCCTTACCCTTCATATCTTATACTAATCTCCTATGACCTATCCTTCCGAACCGTCCAAACacaattatttttgtgtttttgctcACATAACCAGTTTAACATTAAatttatttgtcaaaaaaaaaaaagtttaactttaaatttagcaaaaaataatgAGAGTTTACGGAATTTATATAATGAAAGCAGTAGATTTCAATTGTCTTTTTGAATTCATGGGTTGattattacttaattttaaagatTTGAAAGACATTCAATTGACCAAAAAAGTTTTAGGATGGAAATATACAATTTacctctatatttttttttcctcaaaataatCATGGTTATATTATATGAGAGTGGgttaatttatgatttttattgaaaaaattagaATCCACTAGCATACATGACTAAAAAGTATTTTCCAAACACGTGATAAAGATTCATGGCGCCTCGCTTAAATCTAAGAAAGGCATGCTACCATGTAGACTagtaaatacaaaaattaaaatcttgacCATGAAATTCAAAGACATGATTTGAATCAATTTTACAATGATAACCTTATTAAACCATGTCtctattcctttttttaataaataaatatttataatttcaaaagtCGTAGTGTGGGTAAACAAAATATTACGATCATCAACACTAATGCTTTACTGTCGTGGGTTAAAAGATTTGGGGGTTCAAACTCGATTCATCTATACGAAAAATCAAATTGTGTCTTGATTTAATTATGACTAAAATAGTTACTATGAAGCGAAAGCTATATGTTGAAATGcttaaaaaaatgctacataCATGGCATGAATTCATGTAGTAATTCTAATGCTAGTGACCATATTAGCAAGAAGGTATAGttgttctcttttttatttaataatttctaatAACAAAAGGTTGTAGCTTATTCAATCACCAACAAGAAGTAGTGGAGACACAAGTATTCCATGACTCCTTTTATTCATGTGCTTCATATCTTAGGCGTTATGATATATGTGGTGCTTATACAGCTTAGGATCACAAAGAGAGCACTCAAGTTGGACTGCCCGGAGCTGCAGACATTTTGGGCTTCATATTACTGTAACCGTAACCAATATGGGTCCCAGGATTTGGTGAATCTGAAAgattaaggctgtgtttggttcatgtaaaatatttttcggaaaataaatatttttcggaaatgctattttcgggaaaagaaaatattttcaagtgtttggttgcattccaaaaaatgctttggaaaatattttctagtgtttggttgtgttgctgaaaatgatataaaaaacacattttcttcttgttcatcacattttctcagcttccaaacaaatatataattccGTTTCTACacagaaacaaaacccaaccaaaaaaaattcatcaaatccggtcaaattcatcaaaacccaaccatttCTCAATTGCGATCTCAGTGCGAAGTCGAAGGCGTGCGAAGTCGGCGAAGTCGAAGGCGTGCGATCCTGGGCTCTGGGTTTGCCAGCAATGTCGAAGGGTGCGATCCTGGGGTGCGATCTCGGCGAAGTCGAAGGCGTGCGAAGTCAGCGAAGTCGAAGGGTGCGAAGTCGAAGGCGTGCGATCCTGGGCTCTGGGTTCGCCGGCGAAGTCGAAGGGTGCGATTTGGGTGCGATTCGAAGTTGAAGTCGAACGGCGAAGTCGAAGGGCGAAGTCGAAGGGTGCGATTCGAAGTCGAAGTCGAAGGGCTCTGGGCTTTGGGTTCGATCTCTCTCTGGGTGCGATCTCTTTGGCTGGAGCTTGGCTCGCCGGAGGGGTgtgctctctccctctctcttcttcctctctctctctctctctctctctctctctctctctctctctctctctctctctctctctctctctctctctgagcgCGGGCGCGATCTCACTCTCACTCagctctctctttgtttttcggaaaatgatatttgaaggtaaaataaaaacagaaatcAATTTACACCCCAACACACGGTCAActgaaaagcatttccggaaaatttattttccatgcgcaaccaaacacccgcatttacggaaaagcatttccggaagtgattttcatccaaaacaaacacagcctaagacAATAATGCCGTAAAATCAAGGCTTTTTAATATTGTGACATATTTAATTTTACCATAAAAAGCTTAGAAAATGGTGTtaatatcaccaaaaaaaaagtactcaaGTTTTGATACCTAAATTTGATTGTTTGAATCGCCTATGAGATATCTGTAACCTCCTCCAAAATAGGTCCCGGAATTTGGTGTTGATTGAGGCACCGCACCACATTTTTTCACCTCTGAAAGAACAAGACAATAATGCCACaatattaaaacattttaaacttaaacgaaatttaaattaaaaagctTACAAACTTTTATTACAATTTATATACCACTTTGATATACTTATCCAGACTGTAACAAAAACACATATTGTAATGGCATATTGGTGTGTCTTTTGGGTGGaggtatataaattttttgaagattttatcGTGGGTCGGTGTTGATTAGGCTTTTGGGTTGGATACTCTGTTGTGTTATTGAGAATTACTTACCACCACTCATACAAGCTCAATTGTGATAAATCGGTTATGGGTGCTGATGATTAACTTCAATGACCAACTTGTTCTTTGTTTGGACGTGAAACTTGAACCATAATTATATTACTGCTTTTTTGtcatatattttaaaagttgaCATATTATTTCGTAGTATTAATgcagtaaaatttgtaatatttataatattactATCTTTAGAGTATCCATGCCAAAAATATAGCACTCACTTTGATAGAGTGTGAATATCAATGACTTACTATTTCTATCAAAAAATTTCGAAGCTTTTTACCCCATGATATGAGACACTGTGTTTTAAGCAAATAAActagtttatttctttttctttttctctggaTTCACTTTAATCAAATGAGAATAATATAATGAAGCaaactaaaagtaaaaaacCAAGGACGGCAGACTTACTTGGGTTGTCAAGTTCGGAAGTCCCAGGTCTGGATGCCACTTTTGAGGcaaacaaaaacatcaaaatgaagagaaaaccCAAAGTTATGAACTTCTTAGAGGCCATCGTTTTGACACATAGACACATATCTAGGGCATGGTATTATATATAGGCCATATTAGCCCAAAGAGCATTTGCTTCTTACTCTCTTATCTTATTCAAAGTAaagttttattctttctctgagtttctctttcttatttgattttttctaCTGCATTCTGCAGATTCTGTGTTTTTACTGTGGGTGGAGCCTTGTCTAATAAGACTTCTAGATGGGGCCGTGGGCCTACTTGAGTGCTTGAGTTTTGGCTGGGGCCGCTGGGTCTGGaagttttagttttaaattcttgtttttttgtttttgtttttttgggttatatgtgATAggatctattttgtttttttgcggggttcaatccccacatataccaaaaactgattggtgtcttggtctgataataaagagctatcatcaagagcggatgccatagattgaaactctctcaaattttttttttttgtttttttgcgaGTGAGTCTTTAACTTAAATGACTTGTGGCTGTGGGTGGAGTTGTACACTTGTACTTTTGGTTGgctttggatttaaaaaaaaaaaaaattaatttagttgttattaattggtaaaactacaacaatactttttatatgCATCAAGTTCattgctctacacttgaaagttattttttattccaatcattataaatatattgtttgattagaaatgtttactagaaaatatgcatctaGATAtgataaacctaaaaaaagaaaaaagaagagaaaaattaaTCTTGAATCTTTTCTCAAACATGATgtttattatgatattgatggtttggatttattttctaagttaaaagttttaaaaaaaattttacaaataaaagaatacaCTCTCCCTGACTCTAACTCTCCCTGAACTTGGCCTACAACTAGCCTTGAATTTGAGAATATCTCCACTGCCTTTCTCCCAATTCTCTAAACCATGGTCATCCCTACCAATAGAGCCTTATACTCAGCTTCATTGTTTGCGGCTGAGAAGCCCAAtctcaaggatttctcaattGTGATCCTTTCGGGAGATATTGGAACTAGCCCTACTCCAGATCCTCTGTGATTCGCTGCACCATTAACGTATTCCCTCCAGGACAAAGGTTCTTGTAAGGAAACCACGCCaattgattttccatccatgtcttgcTTCTCCATTCTCTCTTTTAATGGGGATTTAGCAAACTCGGCCACCAAATCAACGAGGACCTGACTCTTGACagaggtacgaggcatgtacttgatatcaaaagctTCTAGGATTGTACCCCACTTGGCAATCCTCCTTGAGTAATCAGCACTCCGGAGTAGAGATCTAAGCGGAAGTTGGGTTAGGACAACAACTGTGTGTGATTGGAAGTAGTGGGGGAGCTTGTGCGTAGCATGCACCACTGCCAAAATGGCCTTCTCCAGTGGTATGTAACAGACCTCAActtcatgtagtgacttgctcacaaaGTAAATTGGCCTCTGCACACCACTATCAACTCGTACAAGCACCAGGCTCACCGCATGGGAAGCCATGGCAatgtaaacaaacaaaacctcAACCACCTCAGGTTTGGACATAATGGGTGGCCGAGAAAGATACTCCTTCAACTGTTGGAAGGCCAAgacacactcctcggtccattcaaatccctttCATTTGTTCAACAATTGGAAGAAAAGCCTGCACCTGTCTATTGACTGAGAAATGAATCGATTCAGGGCAGCAGTCATCCCTGTCAACTTCTAGACCTTTTTGGGATTCTGAGGTAGCTGCAAACTGTTAATTGCTTTAATCTGGTCAAGGTTGACTTCAATTTCGCAGTGagtgaccatgtaccctaagaattttcctaaaCCAACACCGAAAGAACATTTAGAAGCATTAAGGCTCAGCTTGTGTTTCCTTAATATCCAAAGATGTTGCCGAGGTCGTTAACATGCTCGAACTCTAACTTACTCTTgaccaccatgtcgtctatataaATCTCAATGTTTTTTCCTAGTTGTGattcaaacatcctggtcatcatcctctaaTAAGTAGACCCTacattcttcaaaccaaagggcatcaccttgttGTGCTAATTCCCAATAGGAGTAACGAAagctgtcttctcttgatcatccAAAGCCAGAGGTATCTGGTGGTATCCTTAAAAGGCATCTAGGAAACTTATCCAAGGATGGCTTACAGTTGTGTCCACTAAttggtctatccgaggcatgGGGAAAGGATCTTTAGGGTAagccttgttcaagtctgtgaaatccacacaTACTCGCCACTTTccacttttcttctttactaccattgtattggccaaccactcaGGGTAGAACACTTTCTTAACAGCCCCAGCTTGCTTAAGCTTGTTCACCTCCTCTTTGACAGCATCGGAATGCTCTTTAGACGAGCATCGAGGTGGTTGTTTCCTAGAGAGGATAGCTAAATTGACATTCAGATGATGGCAAATGAAGTCTAGATCCATCCTAGGAGCTTCATAGGGACTtcatgcaaacacatcaatattcTTTTTGAGGAATAGCACTAGATCTTTCTTCTCTTGAAGAGGCAGCTTAGATCCAATCTAAAAAAACTTCTCTAGATCACTATCTATAACAATTTCCTCTAACTTCTCACATTTTGCCCCTTCTGACATCGCATCTAGGGATAACACCAGAATCCTTGATTATTATGAGCCCCCCTTCGCAGAGGCCGAGGACTCAGCTCCAAGCTGATGCATAATTGCAGCTACTAAGCATTACCTAGCCATGGATTGACTCCCAATAAGCTCTTCAATCTGGTCCTCGGACGGGTATTTCACCCTCAAATGCAGAGTTGAAGAAACGGCCCCTAGGGCATGAAGCCAGGGTCTTGCCACAATGGCCGTGTAAGGAGAATAAGCATCCATCACAGCgaagtccacctccactacCTCTAAACCTACTTGCATGGGTAGTCTAATCTGACCCTTTGCAATGACAACTTTCCCATCAAAGCTTACCAAAGGTGAATCATAGGCTGTCAAATCCTCAGGTTTCAAGTTCAGCCCTTTGTATAAGTTAGGGTACATAATTTCTGCACCATTGCCCTGGTCAACCAAcactctcttcacatcatactCTTCTATCCTGAGTATGACCACTAAAGCATTATCGTGTGGCTGTATGGTTCCAATCTTGTCTTCATCCGAAAAGCTCAATGCTAGTCGGACCTCCACTCTAGCCCTCTTCAGCTCAGAATTAGAGTCCTCGGTAGGTGGCCAAGCTACAGACATCACCCTAGAGGGATGAGAGCCAGTTTTCCCAAGAGCagcaaagatgacattaattgtgCCCAAAAGGGGCCTTGAAGAAGCGTTTCAATGAGCTCTCGACCCTGATTGGTCTCCCTACCCATTTGGCCGATACAAAAACTGTTTTAACCTTCCATCCTTGACCAGTTGCTCCAGATGATTCCACAAAGTTCTACAGACCTCGATGGTATGTCCTCGTCCCTGGTGGTACTGGCAATGAAGGCTTTGGTTGTGCCTCATGGGGTCTCctcccatcttgtttggccatttgaagtatGGTTCATTCTTGATATTCTCCAAGACTTGATGTACTGGCTCTCGGAACACCGTGTTAACCACCTGAGGAGCCGTAGAACCAGATTACCCAGCAAAATCCTTTCAGGGTCTGTTATTATTGTATCTGtctgacctgaaatccctcatgTCCTAAGGGATAACCTtagcctttcccttcccttacTGCTAGTGTTCCTCAACCCACTTGTATTCGTCAATACGGTCCATAAGCTGATGCATACTCCTCACCGGCTTCTTGATCAAAGATTTTCTCAAATCATGCTCGGCAGGCAGGCCGACCTTGAAGGTCCTTATAGCCACATTATCAAAGTCCCAATCgatctcattgaacatctcccaatatctgtccaaGTCCGTTTTCAGGGTCtccccttctcgcatggacatagACAACCAGGCGTTTAAGGGCCGAGGAACCTTAC is part of the Quercus robur chromosome 9, dhQueRobu3.1, whole genome shotgun sequence genome and harbors:
- the LOC126700637 gene encoding uncharacterized protein LOC126700637; translation: MYNGHTDPVEHVSHFNQRMAVHSKNETLMCKVFPSSLGPMMMRWFDGLGAGSIDSFKELNWAFGSRFITCSKVPRPLNAWLSMSMREGETLKTDLDRYWEMFNEIDWDFDNVAIRTFKVGLPAEHDLRKSLIKKPVRSMHQLMDRIDEYKWVEEH